Proteins from a genomic interval of Sebaldella sp. S0638:
- a CDS encoding DHA2 family efflux MFS transporter permease subunit gives MNFSLILATLALAIGSFMNVLDSTIVNVTLTHIAGDFAVSPNQGTWIITSYAVSEAIFLPLVGWMTKRIGVVRQYIWGTLLFTVASMLCGMSFSFSFLLFARVLQGVVGASMIPLSQTLMMTLYPKEKRGMAMGIWSITVIVAPVLGPVIGGFITDNISWRWCFYINLPIGIISSFLVYTIFKKRGYTEKTENLPVDIVGLLLLTLGVGCLQVLLDKGNDLDWFSNNYIRILAVCSFMSIVILIIWEWYHDNPVVNVRLFLNRNFLIGAVTLTLATIAFFSVNIVLPLWLQNYMGYTAFKSGTTTATSGILVLFIAPVLGSQLHRFDSRKVIIFGFVLYSVVSIGMSRMSPDVTPSYIALTRFMSGAALGFFFVPLNTITLSDIKDTDMASASGLFNFMRNIGTSFGTSLSISYWDHRISQHREVLVTGVNSSNPSLISYLNTASGTVTSKIASLNHIIDNQSALMGVNDIMVVSGALILVLIPIILLAKRPERVVKAAH, from the coding sequence CACTGGCCATAGGCTCTTTTATGAATGTACTGGATTCTACCATAGTAAATGTCACACTTACACATATAGCCGGTGACTTTGCTGTTTCTCCGAATCAGGGAACATGGATAATTACGTCATATGCAGTATCAGAAGCTATATTTCTTCCGCTTGTGGGATGGATGACCAAGAGAATAGGAGTAGTAAGGCAGTACATATGGGGGACACTATTATTTACCGTGGCAAGTATGCTGTGCGGTATGAGTTTTTCGTTTAGTTTTCTGCTTTTCGCACGTGTGCTACAGGGTGTAGTGGGTGCAAGTATGATACCTCTTTCACAAACTCTTATGATGACTCTTTATCCAAAAGAAAAAAGAGGAATGGCAATGGGAATATGGTCGATAACAGTAATAGTGGCACCGGTTCTGGGTCCGGTTATTGGCGGATTTATAACAGATAATATATCATGGAGATGGTGTTTTTACATAAACCTACCAATTGGTATTATTTCAAGTTTTTTAGTATATACTATTTTTAAAAAAAGAGGCTATACAGAGAAAACTGAAAATCTTCCTGTGGATATAGTAGGATTATTACTGCTTACATTAGGCGTAGGATGTCTTCAGGTATTACTGGACAAGGGAAATGACCTTGACTGGTTTTCAAATAATTATATAAGAATATTGGCAGTGTGTTCCTTTATGAGTATTGTGATACTGATAATCTGGGAATGGTATCATGACAATCCCGTAGTAAATGTCCGCTTGTTCCTGAACAGGAACTTTCTCATAGGGGCAGTGACCCTGACTTTAGCCACCATAGCGTTTTTTTCAGTAAACATAGTCTTGCCTTTATGGCTGCAAAACTACATGGGGTACACTGCATTCAAAAGCGGAACCACCACAGCGACCTCGGGTATTTTGGTGTTATTTATAGCACCTGTTCTGGGAAGTCAGCTGCACAGGTTTGATTCCAGAAAGGTGATTATCTTCGGCTTTGTACTTTATTCAGTAGTATCGATAGGTATGTCAAGGATGTCACCGGATGTAACTCCTTCATATATAGCATTAACAAGATTTATGAGCGGTGCGGCTCTGGGATTTTTCTTTGTACCGCTGAACACAATAACTCTGAGCGATATAAAAGATACAGATATGGCTTCAGCCTCGGGACTGTTTAATTTTATGAGAAATATAGGAACGAGTTTTGGAACATCTTTATCAATAAGTTACTGGGATCACAGAATTTCACAGCACAGGGAAGTTCTTGTAACAGGAGTAAACAGTTCAAATCCGAGCCTTATTTCATATCTGAATACAGCTTCGGGAACAGTAACATCAAAAATAGCTTCTTTGAATCATATAATAGATAATCAATCAGCATTAATGGGAGTAAATGACATAATGGTAGTCAGCGGAGCGCTAATACTGGTGCTTATACCAATTATACTTCTTGCAAAACGACCGGAAAGAGTGGTCAAAGCAGCACATTAA
- a CDS encoding O-acetyl-ADP-ribose deacetylase, with translation MRIKNTELRCEKGDITKVEADVIVNAANSSLLGGGGVDGAIHRAGGPLILDECRKIVNRQGSCPVGEAVITTGGRLPAKFVIHTVGPVWNYGKNKEDEKLRACYRNSLILAAEKNLQSIAFSNISTGAYGFPKETAGRIAFDEVKKYFIQTLETSIKEVIFVCLDDENFEIYEEMFEREENQI, from the coding sequence ATGAGGATAAAAAATACTGAATTAAGATGTGAAAAAGGCGATATTACCAAAGTAGAAGCAGATGTTATCGTAAATGCGGCAAACAGCAGCCTGCTCGGCGGCGGGGGAGTGGACGGAGCTATACACAGAGCCGGCGGTCCTTTGATTTTAGATGAATGCAGAAAGATAGTAAACAGGCAGGGAAGCTGTCCTGTAGGTGAGGCAGTAATAACAACCGGAGGAAGACTCCCGGCTAAATTCGTTATTCATACTGTGGGTCCTGTTTGGAATTACGGTAAGAATAAAGAGGATGAAAAGCTAAGAGCATGTTACAGAAATTCACTGATACTTGCTGCTGAAAAAAATCTGCAGAGTATTGCATTTTCCAATATAAGTACAGGTGCTTACGGTTTTCCTAAAGAAACTGCGGGAAGAATTGCTTTTGATGAAGTAAAAAAATATTTTATACAGACTTTGGAGACTAGTATAAAAGAAGTAATTTTTGTTTGCCTTGATGATGAAAATTTTGAAATATATGAAGAAATGTTTGAAAGAGAAGAAAATCAGATATGA
- a CDS encoding hydantoinase/carbamoylase family amidase, with translation MKINMKRLMSNLYEIGDMGKTEEGYNRIEFSREYFEAAELFLNKLKKSGLKAWIDDVGNVIGERPGTDSDLPYIIIGSHLDTVRNGGLYDGALGVVCAFECIEILEEENIKMRHPLRIVAFNAEEGLRLGGTFGSIAIFGTGDIEKENNLEELPELGLTMKNIRDSKWEDNKIGAYLELHIEQGDQLNKSNKTIGIVNGIVGIERYRIKINGESNHGGTTSMESRKDAVKTMGEVITYMYSLCEKYPHPFVFTIGDIQVSPACYNVIPEYAELFVEIRDLNRENIDSFITDIKKFSEKYNDTKIEFFHVLEKKPYMLNKEIRKIIETVCIEKDISFMELSSGAGHDAMCMPEDKPAAMIFVPSKDGVSHNKKEFTSEYDIETGTLIMYLSLLGMDAEI, from the coding sequence ATGAAAATAAATATGAAACGTCTTATGTCCAATCTTTATGAAATCGGCGATATGGGAAAGACAGAAGAGGGATATAACAGAATAGAATTTAGCAGAGAATATTTTGAAGCTGCGGAATTATTTCTGAATAAGTTAAAAAAATCAGGACTTAAAGCATGGATAGATGATGTAGGGAATGTAATAGGCGAAAGGCCGGGAACTGATTCCGACCTGCCTTATATAATAATCGGTTCACATCTGGATACAGTGAGAAACGGCGGCTTATACGACGGTGCTCTTGGTGTAGTTTGTGCTTTTGAATGTATAGAAATTTTGGAAGAAGAGAATATAAAAATGAGACATCCTTTGAGAATAGTTGCTTTTAATGCGGAAGAGGGTCTCAGACTCGGCGGTACTTTTGGAAGTATTGCGATATTTGGTACAGGTGATATAGAAAAGGAAAACAATCTGGAAGAGCTTCCCGAGCTGGGTCTTACAATGAAAAATATACGGGATTCCAAATGGGAAGATAATAAAATAGGTGCTTATCTGGAACTTCATATAGAACAGGGTGACCAGCTGAATAAAAGTAATAAAACAATAGGAATAGTAAATGGTATTGTAGGAATAGAAAGATACAGAATAAAAATAAACGGGGAATCAAACCACGGCGGTACTACATCTATGGAATCACGTAAAGATGCAGTGAAAACCATGGGTGAAGTAATAACATATATGTACAGTCTTTGTGAGAAATATCCTCATCCTTTTGTTTTTACAATTGGAGATATTCAGGTTTCGCCGGCATGCTATAATGTTATTCCCGAATATGCAGAACTTTTTGTAGAAATAAGAGATTTAAACAGAGAAAATATAGATTCCTTTATTACAGATATAAAGAAATTTTCTGAAAAATATAATGATACAAAAATAGAATTTTTTCATGTACTTGAGAAAAAACCATATATGCTTAATAAAGAAATAAGAAAAATTATTGAAACGGTATGTATTGAAAAAGATATTTCATTCATGGAATTATCAAGCGGTGCAGGTCATGATGCCATGTGTATGCCCGAAGATAAGCCGGCGGCAATGATATTTGTACCCAGTAAGGATGGTGTCAGCCATAATAAAAAAGAATTTACTTCTGAGTATGATATAGAGACAGGAACTTTGATAATGTATTTGTCATTGCTTGGAATGGATGCTGAAATATAA